From the Halichoerus grypus chromosome 3, mHalGry1.hap1.1, whole genome shotgun sequence genome, one window contains:
- the CXCL11 gene encoding C-X-C motif chemokine 11: protein MSVKGMVIALAVIVCATIVQGFPMFKGGRCLCIGPGVKAVKVADIEKATIIYPSNNCDKIEVIITLKANKGQRCLNPKSKQASIIIKKIERMNFLKYQNV from the exons ATGAGTGTGAAGGGCATGGTTATAGCCTTGGCTGTGATAGTCTGTGCTACAATTGTTCAAG GCTTCCCCATGTTCAAAGGGGGACGCTGTCTTTGCATAGGACCTGGAGTAAAAGCAGTGAAAGTGGCAGATATTGAGAAAGCGACCATAATTTATCCGAGTAACAACTGTGACAAAATAGAAGTGAT TATCACCCTGAAAGCAAATAAAGGACAAAGATGCCTAAATCCCAAATCGAAGCAAGCAAGCATTATAATCAAG aaaattgaaagaatgaattttttaaaataccaaaatgtaTGA